From the genome of Phytohabitans rumicis, one region includes:
- a CDS encoding MerR family transcriptional regulator: MLIGELAERAGTSTRALRYYEAHGLVQPRRSANGYRVYDDAELRVVHEIRARLAAGFVLDDIRPFVACLRAGNASGEVCPDSVAVLRRKLAQVDDCIDRLSALRGQLEVQLRRQQP; encoded by the coding sequence ATGTTGATCGGCGAGCTGGCCGAGCGGGCCGGCACCAGCACCCGGGCGCTGCGGTACTACGAGGCGCACGGGCTGGTCCAGCCGCGCCGCTCCGCCAACGGCTACCGCGTCTACGACGACGCCGAGCTGCGCGTGGTGCACGAGATCCGGGCCCGGCTCGCGGCCGGCTTCGTGCTCGACGACATCCGCCCGTTCGTGGCGTGCCTGCGGGCCGGCAACGCGTCCGGCGAGGTCTGCCCGGACTCGGTGGCCGTGCTGCGCCGTAAGCTCGCCCAGGTGGACGACTGCATCGACCGGCTGAGCGCGCTGCGAGGGCAGCTGGAGGTCCAGCTCAGGAGGCAGCAGCCATGA
- a CDS encoding CGNR zinc finger domain-containing protein produces MVFAHDTEVGLAAAAALVNAELPDTVALDAFIREQGWTGRHEGSAAELRSVHELRPRLRRIWSEDEDTVVEIVNGLLREANALPQLITHDGEPYHLHATPHDAPLATRMAVEAAMAFVDLVRTGELGRLRICEYPDCGNVVVDLSKNRSKRFCDAGCGNRAAVMAYRARKAAVQAHS; encoded by the coding sequence ATGGTTTTTGCCCATGACACGGAAGTGGGCCTGGCGGCCGCCGCCGCCCTCGTCAACGCCGAGTTGCCGGACACGGTCGCGCTCGACGCGTTCATCCGCGAGCAGGGCTGGACCGGCCGCCACGAGGGGAGCGCGGCCGAGCTGCGGTCCGTGCACGAGCTGCGGCCGCGGCTGCGCCGGATCTGGTCCGAGGACGAGGACACCGTCGTGGAGATCGTCAACGGCCTGCTCCGCGAGGCGAACGCGCTGCCGCAGCTCATCACGCATGACGGTGAGCCGTACCACCTGCACGCCACGCCGCACGACGCGCCGCTGGCCACCCGGATGGCGGTCGAGGCCGCGATGGCCTTCGTCGATCTGGTGCGCACCGGCGAGCTCGGCCGGCTCCGGATCTGCGAGTACCCGGACTGCGGCAACGTTGTCGTCGACCTGTCCAAGAACCGGTCCAAGCGCTTCTGCGACGCCGGCTGCGGCAACCGCGCCGCGGTCATGGCGTACCGGGCGCGCAAGGCCGCCGTGCAGGCACACTCGTAG
- a CDS encoding ATP-binding protein: protein MSALWWEAPRHAPALVGRAEQIRQLDGALAALGEGRSVVVEACGEPGLGKTRLLVELGRRASAAGLRVRGAAGRGSTGRSPLSVYAEALELPPHGASGVRRVLGEDGERAWCCCWTTRTGPTRHRWT from the coding sequence GTGTCAGCACTGTGGTGGGAGGCGCCCCGACACGCTCCGGCGCTGGTCGGGCGGGCCGAGCAGATCCGGCAGCTGGACGGGGCGCTGGCCGCCCTGGGCGAAGGCCGTTCGGTCGTGGTCGAGGCGTGCGGCGAACCGGGCCTCGGCAAGACCCGGCTGCTGGTGGAGCTCGGGCGCCGGGCGTCCGCGGCCGGACTGCGGGTCCGCGGGGCCGCGGGACGCGGTTCGACCGGGAGGTCCCCGCTCAGCGTGTACGCCGAGGCGCTGGAGCTGCCGCCGCACGGTGCTTCCGGGGTACGAAGGGTGCTGGGCGAGGACGGGGAGCGGGCCTGGTGCTGCTGCTGGACGACCCGCACTGGGCCGACCAGGCATCGCTGGACCTGA
- a CDS encoding RICIN domain-containing protein, translated as MRGEGPELFKDTGRTVLGQHPCAGVSPPTILEPVGGAYRIKLDHPVDGLGCATVDYGGTEDGLLLAGAGCEAGRADQRFTLEPATTPAAGYRLRSVPGRSFCIGVYQASRQDGVQLIQTTCDGGPDQVFTLRRS; from the coding sequence GTGCGTGGGGAGGGGCCGGAGCTGTTCAAGGACACCGGACGTACGGTGCTCGGCCAGCATCCGTGCGCCGGCGTCTCGCCGCCGACGATCCTGGAGCCGGTTGGCGGGGCGTACCGCATCAAGCTGGACCATCCGGTGGACGGCTTGGGGTGCGCCACAGTGGACTACGGCGGCACCGAAGACGGCCTGCTGCTCGCCGGGGCGGGCTGCGAGGCGGGCCGCGCCGACCAGCGGTTCACATTGGAGCCGGCGACCACGCCCGCGGCTGGCTATCGGCTGCGCTCGGTGCCCGGCCGCAGCTTCTGCATCGGCGTCTACCAGGCCAGCCGGCAGGACGGCGTACAGCTCATCCAGACCACCTGCGACGGCGGGCCGGACCAGGTCTTCACACTGCGGCGCTCATAG
- a CDS encoding DUF2332 domain-containing protein: MTGAAYVEFAVREARGVSPAYERLALAVSRDDEVLALVGTLPPDKRQPNLLFGVVRLLGGPVDDPVAFHDHTVANWPAIAAQMRVRATQTNEAGRCAALLPLLAALPQPLALLEVGASAGLCLYPDRYAYRYGDHMVGTGEPLLDCLSVGRVPPDGVPDVVWRAGLDLNPLDVADPADVAWLDALIWPEHAHRRARLRAAAAIAAADPPLLVRGDLVDDLPALAARAPAGATLVVFHTSVLYQVPAPRRKAFAEVVAGLPGHWIANENAEVLPYAALPESPDEGLYNVLALDGTPLAWTRSHGQQLTWFP, from the coding sequence GTGACGGGTGCGGCGTACGTCGAGTTCGCCGTGCGGGAGGCCCGGGGCGTGTCACCGGCGTACGAGCGGCTCGCGCTCGCGGTCTCCCGCGACGACGAGGTGCTCGCGCTGGTCGGCACGCTCCCGCCGGACAAGCGGCAGCCCAACCTCCTCTTCGGCGTGGTACGACTGCTCGGCGGGCCGGTCGACGACCCGGTGGCGTTCCACGACCACACCGTGGCGAACTGGCCGGCGATAGCGGCGCAGATGCGCGTGCGGGCCACCCAGACGAACGAGGCCGGCCGGTGCGCCGCGCTGCTACCGCTGCTCGCCGCGCTCCCGCAGCCGCTGGCATTGCTGGAGGTCGGGGCCTCCGCCGGGCTCTGCCTCTACCCCGACCGGTACGCCTACCGCTATGGCGACCATATGGTCGGCACCGGCGAGCCGCTCCTGGACTGCCTCTCGGTCGGGCGGGTGCCGCCGGACGGCGTACCAGATGTGGTGTGGCGGGCCGGACTGGACCTGAACCCGCTCGACGTGGCCGACCCCGCGGACGTCGCGTGGTTGGACGCGCTGATCTGGCCGGAGCACGCACACCGGCGGGCGCGGCTGCGGGCGGCGGCGGCCATCGCGGCGGCCGACCCGCCGCTGCTGGTCCGCGGCGACCTGGTGGACGACCTGCCGGCGCTGGCCGCGCGGGCCCCCGCCGGCGCGACGCTGGTGGTGTTCCACACGTCGGTGCTGTACCAGGTGCCGGCGCCACGGCGGAAGGCGTTCGCCGAGGTGGTGGCCGGTCTGCCGGGGCACTGGATCGCGAACGAGAACGCGGAGGTGCTGCCCTACGCCGCCCTGCCCGAGTCACCGGACGAGGGCCTGTACAACGTGCTGGCCCTGGACGGCACTCCGCTCGCCTGGACCAGGTCCCACGGCCAGCAACTCACCTGGTTCCCCTAA
- a CDS encoding S8 family serine peptidase, which produces MHRPTAPTRSARPSTTSPPSTAPSSSSPPATPAPTPDGVPAGAATAALTVGAVDSADKLADFSSRGPRVGDYAIKPEITAPGVRTIAARAAGTSMGAPVNDSYTAASGTSMATPHVAAAAAVLVQQHPEWTSGQLKNALIGSAKNTGGPAYHEGAGRVDIARAIRQQVYVDTASVSGSFTYPPTGETLTKTITYRNAGPADVELSLTATMSGPDGRPAPAGVVAVDQSGVRVPAGGTASVRLTLDPTNAGRGLHYGRLVAASAAGDQIIVPIGFQAQVKQATLTIRLVGGAERYLFPGAFSPISTLRVNDTVPELAMEPMNTSTYNWRPVDGAANTYESKIRLAEGGVYQFEGQVSWRDLTTGRNHTVFLTRPEVSLTGDMTITLDMDDAVPIRFETPKPSTAVNVNLTWQRVVASGQHYYGFFLGSFWTVAVGHVWVFPSPAVTVGAFALGANEIQTAPQATVTVNGRGRVTIRPLYTMENSGYRPKFATDRRLRIVTEADLKAGRDAAGALVFVRGSTDINSTVELAVKAKAAGVLADAQISSLLNLSDRVGIPIPLLYLDLKESARVAAVLAGATRPTVDIEAQITTPYEYKMVHFERGRIPASMTFRPRERDLTRLETTYHAQTPAPTGPWGPADDGNEVSFAFLPGQLYSIQVGHSFPAHGRRTEYYSTTGSDVLWWRQFLFSAGSSVRVEHAYRGFAKPTTGREEWNEPNLPVNAQVGPQTPDGAAVFFPCDGCRQGDILRVRTLAPLGVGQYAGRGDPSHTVQEDGPTEEVHLYSGGTELPLSRMPPALPTTSCRPARPRTA; this is translated from the coding sequence GTGCACCGTCCGACGGCACCGACCCGGTCAGCCAGGCCGTCAACGACCTCACCGCCCAGTACGGCACCCTCTTCGTCATCGCCGCCGGCAACGCCGGCCCCGACCCCTGACGGTGTCCCAGCCGGGGCGGCGACCGCCGCGCTCACCGTCGGCGCGGTGGACTCCGCCGACAAGCTCGCCGACTTCTCCAGCCGCGGGCCGCGGGTGGGCGACTACGCCATCAAGCCGGAGATCACCGCGCCGGGCGTGCGGACCATCGCGGCCCGGGCCGCCGGCACCTCGATGGGCGCCCCGGTGAACGACAGCTACACCGCGGCCTCCGGCACCTCGATGGCCACCCCGCACGTCGCCGCCGCTGCTGCCGTGCTCGTCCAGCAGCATCCAGAGTGGACGTCCGGTCAGCTCAAGAACGCGCTCATCGGCAGTGCGAAGAACACCGGCGGCCCGGCGTACCACGAGGGCGCCGGCCGGGTCGACATCGCCCGCGCGATCCGCCAGCAGGTCTATGTGGACACCGCCTCAGTGTCCGGGTCGTTCACCTACCCGCCCACCGGCGAGACGCTGACGAAGACCATCACGTACCGGAACGCCGGCCCGGCCGACGTCGAGCTGTCGCTGACCGCGACGATGTCCGGTCCGGACGGACGCCCGGCGCCCGCCGGGGTCGTGGCCGTTGACCAATCCGGGGTACGCGTGCCAGCGGGCGGGACGGCCAGCGTGCGGTTGACCCTCGACCCGACCAACGCCGGCAGGGGTCTCCACTATGGACGTCTGGTCGCCGCCAGCGCCGCCGGCGACCAGATCATCGTGCCGATCGGCTTCCAGGCACAGGTGAAGCAGGCCACGCTCACGATCCGGCTCGTCGGAGGGGCCGAACGGTACCTCTTCCCGGGTGCGTTCTCGCCGATCAGCACGCTGCGGGTCAACGACACCGTGCCGGAACTGGCCATGGAGCCGATGAACACCAGCACGTACAACTGGCGTCCGGTGGACGGCGCGGCCAACACGTACGAGTCCAAGATCCGGCTGGCCGAGGGCGGCGTGTACCAGTTCGAGGGGCAGGTCTCCTGGCGCGACCTGACCACCGGACGGAACCACACGGTGTTCCTCACCCGGCCCGAAGTGTCGCTGACCGGCGACATGACCATCACGCTCGACATGGACGACGCGGTGCCGATCCGCTTCGAGACGCCCAAGCCGTCCACCGCCGTCAACGTCAACCTCACCTGGCAGCGCGTGGTCGCCAGCGGCCAGCACTACTACGGGTTCTTCCTCGGCAGCTTCTGGACGGTCGCGGTCGGACACGTGTGGGTGTTCCCCAGCCCGGCCGTCACCGTCGGGGCGTTCGCGCTCGGCGCCAACGAGATCCAGACCGCACCCCAGGCCACGGTCACCGTCAACGGGCGCGGCCGGGTGACGATCCGCCCCCTCTACACGATGGAGAACAGCGGGTACCGGCCGAAGTTCGCCACCGACCGGCGACTGCGGATCGTGACCGAGGCCGACCTGAAGGCCGGCCGGGACGCCGCGGGCGCGCTCGTCTTCGTACGCGGCTCGACCGACATCAACTCCACAGTGGAACTCGCGGTGAAGGCGAAGGCGGCCGGCGTGCTCGCCGACGCGCAGATCTCGAGCCTGTTGAACCTGAGCGACCGGGTCGGCATCCCGATCCCGTTGCTGTACCTCGACCTCAAGGAGAGCGCGCGGGTCGCGGCCGTCCTCGCCGGCGCCACCCGCCCCACCGTCGACATCGAGGCACAGATCACCACGCCGTACGAGTACAAGATGGTCCACTTCGAGCGGGGCCGGATCCCGGCTTCCATGACGTTCCGCCCGCGCGAGCGCGACCTGACCCGGCTGGAGACGACGTACCACGCGCAGACCCCGGCGCCGACCGGCCCGTGGGGCCCGGCCGACGACGGCAACGAGGTGAGCTTCGCGTTCCTGCCCGGCCAGCTCTACAGCATCCAGGTAGGACACAGCTTCCCCGCGCACGGCCGGCGGACCGAGTACTACAGCACCACCGGCTCGGACGTGTTGTGGTGGCGGCAGTTCCTGTTCAGCGCCGGGTCCAGCGTGCGCGTCGAGCATGCCTACCGCGGCTTCGCCAAGCCCACCACCGGCCGGGAAGAGTGGAACGAGCCGAACCTGCCCGTGAACGCGCAGGTCGGCCCGCAGACCCCGGACGGCGCGGCGGTGTTCTTCCCGTGCGACGGCTGCCGCCAGGGCGACATCCTGCGGGTCCGCACGCTCGCCCCGCTCGGCGTCGGCCAGTACGCCGGGCGCGGCGACCCGAGCCACACCGTCCAGGAGGACGGCCCCACCGAAGAGGTCCACCTGTACTCCGGCGGCACCGAGCTACCCCTCAGCAGGATGCCGCCGGCCTTACCTACTACCAGCTGCCGGCCGGCGCGGCCACGTACCGCCTGA
- a CDS encoding S8 family serine peptidase: MVRHIGSGNCDGRRTRATGVGGARGAAADRFQRPRRRHDRHRHADHRRHRPVRRRPFRPGERDRHPGTGRDAVTFRGYAEDDGYYLLPSDAERSVATGLLDKRLFDVAYLADNGYGNDKTADLPVIVQYQQESSAQSLARSARALPSARSSTALPSVNGAAVRVSKDTAEDFWGGVQGGTGLRKVWLDGKVTASDDVSAAQIGAPAAWAAGLDGTGVTVGIIDTGIDATHPDLSGKVAVARNFVEAGQPGGDAPEDVTDRHGHGTHVASIIAGSGAASAGKYKGVTPNAKLSIAKALDDSGNGTDSAVIAAMQWQATQVKVVSMSLGGAPSDGTDPVSQAVNDLTAQYGTLFVIAAGNAGPDP; this comes from the coding sequence TTGGTTCGTCACATCGGTTCTGGTAATTGCGATGGCCGTCGTACCCGGGCAACCGGCGTCGGCGGCGCCCGCGGCGCCGCCGCGGACCGATTCCAGCGGCCTCGGCGGCGGCACGACCGCCACCGTCACGCTGATCACCGGCGACACCGTCCGGTACGCCGTCGACCGTTCCGGCCGGGCGAGCGCGACCGTCACCCCGGCACCGGGCGCGACGCCGTCACCTTCCGCGGGTACGCCGAGGACGACGGCTACTACCTGCTGCCCAGCGACGCCGAGCGCTCCGTGGCGACCGGGCTGCTGGACAAGCGCCTCTTCGACGTCGCGTACCTGGCCGACAACGGGTACGGCAACGACAAGACCGCCGACCTGCCGGTCATCGTGCAGTACCAGCAGGAGTCCTCGGCCCAGTCGCTGGCCCGCAGCGCCCGGGCCCTGCCCAGCGCGCGCTCCTCGACGGCACTGCCGAGCGTGAACGGTGCCGCCGTGCGGGTCAGCAAGGACACGGCGGAGGACTTCTGGGGCGGCGTCCAGGGTGGAACCGGGCTCCGCAAGGTCTGGCTGGACGGCAAGGTGACGGCGTCCGACGACGTCAGCGCCGCGCAGATCGGCGCCCCGGCCGCGTGGGCGGCGGGGCTGGACGGCACCGGCGTCACCGTCGGCATCATCGACACCGGCATCGACGCCACCCACCCGGACCTGAGCGGCAAGGTGGCCGTCGCGCGGAACTTCGTCGAGGCCGGCCAGCCCGGCGGCGACGCGCCGGAGGACGTGACCGACCGGCACGGGCACGGCACCCACGTGGCCTCCATCATCGCCGGCAGCGGCGCCGCGTCCGCCGGCAAGTACAAGGGCGTTACGCCGAACGCCAAGCTGAGCATCGCCAAGGCCCTGGACGACTCGGGCAACGGCACCGACTCGGCCGTCATCGCCGCGATGCAGTGGCAGGCCACGCAGGTCAAGGTGGTCAGCATGAGCCTCGGCGGTGCACCGTCCGACGGCACCGACCCGGTCAGCCAGGCCGTCAACGACCTCACCGCCCAGTACGGCACCCTCTTCGTCATCGCCGCCGGCAACGCCGGCCCCGACCCCTGA
- a CDS encoding helix-turn-helix transcriptional regulator, whose translation MLEAVGVDAFEERVYRALLGLPDSSAADLAAALREPARKVSRALARLEGLGLVRRPEGRRFAPVSPEAAIGMLVNQRRAELDEVRGAAAEFVDAFRLRDLRNHATHPVEVVSGLDEVRRFSVGLQHNPEKSVLSFDKPPYATPPAGYDEVAAERPLLERGVEMRIIYERPALQLPGRLASVTELVRLGEKARTLPTLPLKLYIYDRRLAIIPLSGSHVSEAIAVVHPSALLDALIALFEAYWERATPIGAVPARATDGLSSQEARVLTMLGAGLSDQAIARQLGVSLRTARRRITAVMEQVHAQTRFQAGAAAAHRGWI comes from the coding sequence GTGCTCGAGGCGGTAGGCGTCGATGCCTTCGAGGAGCGGGTGTACCGCGCGCTGCTGGGCCTGCCGGACTCGTCCGCGGCCGACCTCGCGGCGGCGCTGCGGGAGCCGGCGCGCAAGGTGAGCCGGGCGCTGGCCCGCCTCGAAGGGCTGGGCCTGGTGCGCCGACCGGAAGGGCGGCGCTTCGCCCCGGTGTCGCCGGAGGCCGCGATCGGCATGCTGGTCAACCAGCGCCGGGCCGAGTTGGACGAGGTGCGCGGCGCGGCGGCCGAGTTCGTCGACGCGTTTCGGCTGCGCGACCTCCGCAACCACGCCACCCACCCGGTCGAGGTGGTGTCCGGCCTGGACGAGGTGCGCCGGTTCAGCGTCGGCCTGCAGCACAACCCGGAGAAGTCGGTCCTGTCCTTCGACAAGCCGCCGTACGCCACGCCGCCGGCCGGGTACGACGAGGTGGCGGCGGAGCGGCCGCTGCTCGAACGCGGCGTCGAGATGCGCATCATCTACGAGCGCCCGGCGCTCCAACTGCCCGGGCGGCTCGCCAGCGTCACCGAGCTGGTCCGGCTCGGCGAGAAGGCCCGGACCCTGCCCACGCTCCCGCTGAAGCTGTACATCTACGACCGCCGGCTCGCCATCATCCCGCTCTCCGGCAGCCATGTCAGCGAGGCGATCGCGGTCGTGCACCCCTCGGCCCTGCTGGACGCCTTGATCGCGCTGTTCGAGGCGTACTGGGAACGGGCGACGCCGATCGGCGCGGTGCCGGCGCGGGCCACGGACGGCCTCAGCTCGCAGGAGGCCCGGGTCCTGACCATGCTCGGCGCGGGCCTGAGCGACCAGGCCATCGCCCGCCAGCTGGGGGTGAGCCTGCGCACCGCGCGGCGCCGGATCACCGCGGTGATGGAGCAGGTGCACGCCCAGACCCGCTTCCAGGCCGGCGCGGCAGCTGCCCACCGCGGCTGGATCTGA